The genomic segment GCCGAAAACCGTCCATCAACGACGTAGCGGGCGTGATGGGGTACCAGGCGGCCACGGTGGCGCCGGCGTACACGCAGCCCAGTGCAGCGGCCGTATTGCCGTCCATCAGGACCGCGTCGTCGTTGGCGCGCATGGGTTGGAGGTGGACGGGGAGGGGGCAATCGAAGTGCTCGCGCGCGAATTCGGTGCCCAGCCGAATCGCCAGGAGGTTCGAGTCCATCAATGCGGGCTTGCGCGCGAAGGTCTCGTGCAACAGCTGGCCTACGACCTCCAGGTCTATGTCCAGCAGGGCCGCTAGGGTTCCCGCGTACACGATGTTCTTCATGAGCACGCGTTCGCGCCCACCGGAGAAGTTGTCCACGCACATCTGGCCGAACGGCACGCCCAGGAACGTGACGTCATCGCGGCGCAGCTCATCGGCCAGGGGCCACGACGAATCATGCAGTAGCCAACCCCCGGCCCTCACCTCGGCGATGTCGGCCTCGTACGTAGCGGGGTTCATCGCCACAATCAGATCGAAGTCCGGCGTGCTCGCCGCGTACCCTCGGCCGTTGACCCGAACCTCGTACCAGGTGGGGAGTCCCTGGATGTTGGACGGGAAGACGTTCTTGCCCGACACCGGAATGCCCATGCGGAAGATGGACTGCATGAGCAGTCCGTTAGCGCTCGCGGACCCCGTGCCGTTGACCGTGGCGATCTTGAAAGCGAAGTCGTTCGCGCGTCCGCCGGAGGGACCGGCGGCGGCGGAGCCGCAGGTCCCGCGCGGGTGTTCGTCGTTCACGCTCATCGCGAGCCGGCTTCCTCCTCTGCCAGGGGACGATCGCCCGACGCGGTCACGTCCGGGCGGATACCCGCGGCGGTCTCGGGTTCATCGGCCACCCAGGACCCCGCGGCGCGCTGAATCTGCCGTGGCCAGATCTCGTCCAGCGTGTCGCCGTCGTAGAGTCGGCCGTTTTTCATGACGTAGCGCACGGTGTTCGTATTCCGGATATCGTCCAGCGGATTGCCACTCAGAACCACCAGATCGGCCAGCTTGCCTCCGGAGAGCGTGCCGACGTCGCCCTCGAGCCCGATGGCTTCGGCCCCGAAGATGGTCGCCGCGCGCAGCGCGTCGTGCTCGCTGAGGCCGCCGGAAGCCACGGCCCACAGCTCCCAGTGGTAGCCCAGGCCCTGAAGCTGTCCGTGGCTCCCGACTCCGACCTTCCCGCCCGCGTCGACTATGGCGCGGACCCCGACCCCGTGGTCGCTGAACACGTACTCCTCGTCACGGAACCAGCCGGCGTTGCGCCGCCGCGTCGAGCGGTCCAGCACCGAGTGCGGCGTGAAGCGAGCCAGTTTGGGGTCGTCGTGCGGATTCTCCTTCGCGTAGAAGTAGTTCTCTCCGAACGGACCGCCGTACGACACGAGCAAGGTGGGCGTGTAGAAGATGCCCGAGCGTGCGGCCAACTCGATCACGTCCCTGTACACGGGATAGATGGGGAAGGAGTGCTCCTGTCCCGCGTAGCCGTCGATCATCATGGTGATGTTGTAGCCGAACATGAGTCCACCCTCGGTGGTGGGCATGAGCTCATGCTCCTTGGAGGCCATCGCGACCCACTGCCGCTGCTGACGATTGCCGGCCATGTACATCTTGATGGTCTTGGTATCGAAGAACTCGCTGTACTGGGTCAGCAGCTTCTTCGCGTCGTCGAGGTCCTTGATCGGGTCCTCGACGTAGTTGCCGAAGACGCCCGGGCCGGTGGAGTAGATGCGTGGGCCGATCATGTCCCCCGTCTCGACCAGATCCCCGTACGTGAGGATGTCCGTGGTCGACGTTTGCGGGTCGCGCACCGTCGTGACGCCGTACGCGAGGTTCGCCAGGAACGCCCAGGCCTCGTTCTTGTGCAGCCCGAACGCAGGCCGTATGTGGGCGTGCGTGTCCACGAAGCCGGGTACGATGGTCATGCCGGATACGTCGATGACCTCGGCGCCGGCCGGCACCTCCACCTCGCCCGCGGCGCCCACCGCGGCGATCCTGTTGCCGCGCACCAGGACGTCGCCGCCCTCGATGACCTGGTCGCCCTCCATGGTGATGATTCTGGCGCCCCGCAGCACGGCATCGCCCGCCGGCAGGTCTCTGCTGGCGGTGACCGCGACGCGGCGCAGTACCGGCTCGTACTCCGGCTCCTCGTCTTCCTCTTCGGCCTCGTCTTCGCCCTCGGCCTCGTCGTCCGCGTCGCCTTCGCCTTCTTCCTCCGCTTCCTCTTCCTCCGCGGCCTGCTTCTTGGCCTCCGCCACCGAGTCCGCGAAGGCCTCGGCGCGGTCCAGGTCGTAGACCACGTGGGCGTTGCCGATGGACCAGTGGACGGCGCGGCCGTCCGCGCCCCAGGCGGGGAACTGTCCGCCCACCTCGGTCAGCCTCTTGGCCGGGAACGGCGCGTTGTCGGGATTGGAGATCGACACGCTGGGCGTCTCTCCGCCCACGAAGGGCACCGTGACCGTGTAGATGTGGTCGTTTACCTGCGCGATGGCCTGGTCGCCGACGGGCGCCATCAGAATGAGCGAGGCGTTGTTGGGCTGGTCCGCGCGCGGCCGCTTCGAGCCGGTCACGCGCAGGTGCTCCTTCTCGTCCGTGCCGTCCCAGCGGATCGACAGCAGCGTGCCGCCGCGGGTCAGGTAAATGCGATCGGCGGAGCCACCGAAGTGCGGCGCCCCCCGGCCCTCGGCCGGCGCGATGAGCTGCGCCGGAGCCGGTCCGCCGGACGGGTCGGCTGCGACGGAGACCAGGTCTTCGGAGGCGCCCGGGGCGAACGGACCCGTCGCCTCGCGGTACGCCCGCGCGGGACCTCGAATCGCCACCAGGCGATCGCCGGCGGGTGACCAGGCGGGGCGCTGGTAGGTGGCGGGCGTGTCGGTAAGGCGTGTGTCGCCTCGGCCGTCCGAGCGCACCTTGCGGATGTGGCCGCCGTCGTCTTCCCAGGTCACGTAGGCCAGCCAGCGGCCGTCCGGCGACCACGTGGGCTGTGCTTCGACGTGGTCGGCGTCGGTCAGGCGGCGCGGCTCGCCGTCGGGCCAATCCAGGACGTAGAGCCGGCCCAGGGCGCTGAACGCCAGTCGTGATCCATCCGGCGACGGGGACGCGTCGCGGATTTCTCGCGCGGTGAAGGTCGGGCTGTCGTCGATCGGGTAGTCGAAGAAGAGCGGCGGGCCGATGTCCAGGTCCACGTCCACCGTGAACGGCACCGGGATGTGCGGCGAGCCGTCGAGCGGTACGCGCCAGATCTTGCCGCCGTACGACGCCACGACCTCGCGGGAATCAGGCGTGAACGCCATGCCCGGCATCACGTCGCGGTCGGCGATCGACTCCTGGTCATCGCGCTGCACCGGGTAGGCGAGCCAGGACTCGTCGCCGGTGCGCAGGTCGCGCTTCATCAGGCCGGTCTCGTCCTCGTGGCGCGTGCCGTACACCAGCCAGCGTCCGTCCGGAGAAATCGTCGGCCTGAAGCCGGACCCGTAGCGGGAGGTGCGTCCGAACACGTCACCGGTTTCGCGGTCGTAGTACGCGAGCTGGTACTGCGGCAGCGCCGCGTTGTAGTCCCAGCTGTCCTGCCGCCGCGCGAACCAGATTTGGCGTCCGTCGGGCGTCACCGCCGCGCCCGCCGTCTTGAGGTTGTCGGGCTCTCCGAGCAGCGTCTGCCCGCTGCCGCCATCGACGTGCCCCAGCCACAGCTGCACGACGCCCAGCCGGCTCTCCCCGCGGGACGCGACCACGTACTGGCCATCCGGCGTCCACGCCGGGGACATGTAGTTGCGGTCGTTGCCCTTGGTGAGCTGCGTCGTGTCGCCGGTCGCTACGTCGATGGTCCACAGGTTGTCGCCGCCGCTGCGGTCCGAGACGAACAGGATCTCGGTCCCGTCCGGGCTGTAGCGCGGCTGCTCGTCGAACGCCATCCCGCTGGTCAGTTGCGTCGCGGTGCCTCCCTCCATCGGCAGCGTGTACAGATCGCCGAGAAGGTCGAAGACGATGGTGCTCCCGTCGGGGCTGACATCCAGCGAGATCCAGCTTCCTTCGTCCGTGCTGAACTGGACCTCGCGGGCGGCCTCCAGCGGCAGGGGCGGGTCCTTCTTCTTGTCCTTCTTCTCGTCGTCCGCCGCTTCGGCGTCCTGCGCCGCGAGTGGCGACCACGCCGGCGCCTGAAACGCGAAGAGAAGCGTCAGGGCGAAGAGGGCGCCTCGGGCGGCGCCGCGTACCTGCATGCTGGTACATGACATCGGGTGACTCCCCGGTTCGGGGTCAGCGAAACAACGGCGCGACGA from the Gemmatimonadota bacterium genome contains:
- a CDS encoding amidohydrolase family protein, with the protein product MSCTSMQVRGAARGALFALTLLFAFQAPAWSPLAAQDAEAADDEKKDKKKDPPLPLEAAREVQFSTDEGSWISLDVSPDGSTIVFDLLGDLYTLPMEGGTATQLTSGMAFDEQPRYSPDGTEILFVSDRSGGDNLWTIDVATGDTTQLTKGNDRNYMSPAWTPDGQYVVASRGESRLGVVQLWLGHVDGGSGQTLLGEPDNLKTAGAAVTPDGRQIWFARRQDSWDYNAALPQYQLAYYDRETGDVFGRTSRYGSGFRPTISPDGRWLVYGTRHEDETGLMKRDLRTGDESWLAYPVQRDDQESIADRDVMPGMAFTPDSREVVASYGGKIWRVPLDGSPHIPVPFTVDVDLDIGPPLFFDYPIDDSPTFTAREIRDASPSPDGSRLAFSALGRLYVLDWPDGEPRRLTDADHVEAQPTWSPDGRWLAYVTWEDDGGHIRKVRSDGRGDTRLTDTPATYQRPAWSPAGDRLVAIRGPARAYREATGPFAPGASEDLVSVAADPSGGPAPAQLIAPAEGRGAPHFGGSADRIYLTRGGTLLSIRWDGTDEKEHLRVTGSKRPRADQPNNASLILMAPVGDQAIAQVNDHIYTVTVPFVGGETPSVSISNPDNAPFPAKRLTEVGGQFPAWGADGRAVHWSIGNAHVVYDLDRAEAFADSVAEAKKQAAEEEEAEEEGEGDADDEAEGEDEAEEEDEEPEYEPVLRRVAVTASRDLPAGDAVLRGARIITMEGDQVIEGGDVLVRGNRIAAVGAAGEVEVPAGAEVIDVSGMTIVPGFVDTHAHIRPAFGLHKNEAWAFLANLAYGVTTVRDPQTSTTDILTYGDLVETGDMIGPRIYSTGPGVFGNYVEDPIKDLDDAKKLLTQYSEFFDTKTIKMYMAGNRQQRQWVAMASKEHELMPTTEGGLMFGYNITMMIDGYAGQEHSFPIYPVYRDVIELAARSGIFYTPTLLVSYGGPFGENYFYAKENPHDDPKLARFTPHSVLDRSTRRRNAGWFRDEEYVFSDHGVGVRAIVDAGGKVGVGSHGQLQGLGYHWELWAVASGGLSEHDALRAATIFGAEAIGLEGDVGTLSGGKLADLVVLSGNPLDDIRNTNTVRYVMKNGRLYDGDTLDEIWPRQIQRAAGSWVADEPETAAGIRPDVTASGDRPLAEEEAGSR